GGATCTCTGGCACTTGGAAAGGAACCATTTTCTCCAGCCGGCTCCTCGGGAACAAGTGATAGGCAAAACCTGACTGGCAGCGGCCCGCCCTGCCCCGGCGCTGAATCACATTTGCTCTGGACACCCACACAGTCTCCAAACAGGATACCTGGGGGAAGGCAGGAAACCTACATGTTCTACAGGCCTTGTCTACCCTCTTCCCTGGTCACCTTCGTCACCCCTCAACAACTCTCAATTTCCCCTAGGTTTGGCCCTCACACCCAAAGTATGTCTACAGCGATCAGGTCTAGGGGCAACCTCAGAACTGGAGTCACTCTCTAATGTGCTGGTTGGGGCCGAGAGAGGCATCACCTTGGTCTTTAGGTCGTAGCGTTCCTCTTTGTGCAGACCACTGTCCACAACATGTACAATGTCATTAACTGTGATGGAGGTTTCAGCAATGTTGGTGGCCAATACAATCTTGCGCACCCCAAGTGGAGGCTGCTGGAATATGGCCTTCTGGTCCATCATGGGGATATTGGAGTGCACTGGTGGGCAGCAAGATGGAAAACGGTTTCAGGCACTGTTCCAGCCAGAAGAGTCTCACGCTACGGGCAGGGCCGAGAATCTGAATCCCCCacccatccccagcactgattAAAACTGAAGCCCTCTGATAAGCCGTACCTCCAGTGAAAACTGATCAAAGTGAGAAGCCTGGGCCACCTGAGTATAGGCTGGGTCACTCCCTACCACAGAGAGCAAGACTCACCTGGTAAGATGAGGTACTTGCTCTCATGCATGCCCAGGGCCTCCTGGAGCCGTTGTTGCACTCCTTTGATTTCTTGCCAACCGGGCAGAAAGCACAGGATCCCACCTGTAAAGGGGCCCTGCAGCCATGAGCTGGTTGGTCTAGCCAGTAGGAGAAGGAAGCAGCTTAGGACAGGGGAAACACCCACCTGGTTCCCCACGGGCATCGATGTGCAGAACCAGATCAGTCACAAGGTCCAAGTCAAGTGCACATTCATCTTCAGACTGGGGTGGAGAAGAAAGGCAGTCACAGTTATGCGGTAGGGGACATACAGAGGACACAGTGAGGGTGAGCTACACGGTATGTGAACTCCAGCCCTCCCATACTTGTCATACATAAGGCATGATTATTCCCCAGTTTTTATCAAggagacagtctttttttttttttttggtttttcgagacagggtttctctgtgtagctttggccatcctggactcactttgtagaccaggctggcctcgaactctccctccacctgcctctgcctcccgagtgctgggattaaaggcatgcgccaccacacccggctcaaggAGACAGTCTTGGGAAGGTAAGATGCCCTATCATGATGTGAAGGAAGGaattcaaaggaaaactcaaagaCCCTGAGGCGGGTGTCCTCACCTCATGGTGCCGATGCCGATGTGGGTACTGGTGTTTGCCCAGCTTGGCTAGGATGTCCTCCAGGTAGTGTTCTTTGACAGGATACATGAAGCCAGGCACCTTGATGACAGGGCAGCCCCCAAAGTAGCGGGAGAAGCGCTCATTGTCTCCTGTAGCACTCATGAGCACCAGCCGCAGGGACGGGTTGAGCCGCTGCAGGCCCTTGAGCAGAATCAGCAGGAAGTCTGTGTTCACGTCCCGCTCATGGACCTCATCCACAATGACGTGGCTCACACCCTCCAGGCTGGGATTGCTCTGCAGCTTCCGAAGCAGGATGCCCACAGTGCAGAAGAGCAATGCACCACCTCGAGCTGGGGGCTTGCTTTCTAAGCGCACCTGAAAGCCCACATTCCTGCGCAAGGAGGGGCCCAGTTCATGGCTGACCCGCTGCGCCACAGACACAGCTGAGATACGGCGAGGTTTGCGTGATGATCACATTGCAGCGGGCGCCTCGGCCCTCAGTTACATAGCGCTCCAATAGCAGCTGAGGAATACGTGTGGTTTTCCCACAGCCTGTGTCCCCAGAGATGACCACCACTGGGTGTTGTTCAATGGCACTGAGGATAGTGTCCCGATGAGGGTCTACAGGTAGCTGGGGGGCCTCCTGCCAAATTGGCCCCCTCCTCCGCCACAGCTCTAGCAGGTTCTGGCTTAGGCGCACCTCCTCGGCTTCCAACAGGGGCACGTATGGCTTGCCTGTGATAGGGTCACTCAAGGGCCCTGAGTCCTTGCCTAAGGGCAAGATGTCATCACTCTGCAGCCGGAGTTCTGGGGAAATCCATGAACTGTCCACGGGGTACTAGAGGACGAGGAAGCAAGCAAAATGACAGAAgtgcctgtcttcctcctccatgcAGTCAGCCCCTCCAAAGGATTCACCGGGGTTGATGTTTAGGGCCCAACCCACAAAGCAGAGGACTTGGTTAGGTTGTGACTGCCCTGATACCCTGGTAGGCATGACTAAGGGGACTTAGGGACAAATGGATTTCCTATGCCTGTTGCAGGCAGAAGCAGCCTTCAGTCTGGAGAGGGAGACAGTGGGATGGAAGGCAGGACTCTTACATGACTCAGGAAGGCCTCTATCTTGCGAAGGATGGGCTCGGGCACCTGGATGGTACATGGCCGGCGCTGGGTCTCACCCAGCTCACGCAAGGAGGCCAGGTTATACATGGCATGGGTAAGCGGCTCATTGTTCCTGTCCACCAGGCCCAGGCTCTGTAGAAGACATGTATGGCTCAGTCTATGCTCCTAGACCAGGCGGGCTCAGAACCTAAGGGATGTGGTAAGCAATGGTCTTACAGATTCTGGGTTTATTGAGTGAAGGAGAAATAACCAAGACAGTGTCAACCTCCACAAACTTGTAATTTCAAAAGCCAACTAGTGACAGCCGATACAGTGGCACgcgcctgtaattccaacactgggaGGCAAGAGCAGGTGgatagctatgagtttgaggccagtctgccagggctacacagagaaaccctgtcttgaaaaagcaagccgggtgtggtggcacacacctttaatcccagcactcggaaggcagaggcaggtggatcgctgtgagttcgaggccagcgtggtctacaaagcaagtccgggacaaccaaggctacacagacgtgtcttgaaaaaaaaaaaaaaaaaaaaggcaaacaataacaacaaatgccaactagttaaaattattttaggaaataaaCTTTAGTCAGGCATgctgccagcactcagaagatagAGGTAAGAAGAGATTTGCCTGaaattccaggttagcctgggctacacagtataACTATCTTTAATAAGTAAGTGCTGCCTAGACACGGTGGCCCAAGAACATACTTCTTTGGCCCAGTCATAGCTTCTCAGCATCCTAGAAGACCGGTCACTCTTACaaactcccaacacacacatgagaCATTGTGGCAGGCCCCTGAAGACCCTACTCCACAAGCTCTCCCTGTGCAGACTCCTCATGGCTTCCCCACCCAAATCCTACTATTTCTAGCCAGTGCCATCTGAGAGGCCATCATACAGAGAAGTGCACAGAATGTCCTGGAAATGTCTGAACACGATAAAATGGGCCCATTAAAGGGAAATGCCCGCCTGCACCTCTTTTCCCCGcctggtttttgttcttttattttttgaggaggTTGTTTGTGCtagtgtttttctgtgttgccctggctgtactggaacctcaccttgaagaccaggctggcctcaaactcagagatctacctgcctctgcctcccaaatgctgggattaaaggtgtgcaccacctagtcagtttttgtttttttttaaatacagcctTGCTCttaggcaaacaaaacaaaaataataaaataaataatatacagccttgctatgtagcccaggccagctctCACCTTATGACGGtcttcctgccttgcctcccaagtaccaggacAACTAACTATATAGCACTACTCAGTCATGCCCTCCTCATCGTCTCCAAGTGGACAGCTACACCTTTTACCACAGAGCGATCTAATTAACAAAGGCACATCAGACGTCTCAGAGGAGCAGGCTCATTTCACATTCTGCAAACTAAAGCTGAACTGCTCCCATCAAGCATCAGAGGAACTAACGTCTCTTGTTAATCAGACACAATGCAAATTCCAAAGCACCCCCAAGGGAACTTACacagagctcagtggcagagtggcCACCAAGccactgggaagaagaaaaaagcccaGCAGGCTCATGGCATCCACTAATAATCCTACCACCTGGAATGCGGAGACAGgactgtgagttggaagccaacctgagctacatagcaggGAACATGCCAAGCTGAGCTATAACGTGGCCCTGGCTCAAAAGGAAGTGGAGAGGGGGCAGGCAGGAATGTAGGGAAGTTGTTTACTTGGTCagctgcctagcatgtgtgatgctctgggtttggtccccagcattgCCTGGGTGATTAATGCAGAAAGACCAGAATTCACAGTTATCCTCATCTGTGAAACAATGCCaagacagcctgggatacaccagaccctgcctcaaattaaaaaaaagaaaaacacgggctggagagatggctcagtggttaagagctctgtctgctcttcctaaaggtcctgagttcaattcccagcaaccacatggtggctcacaaccatctataatgtgatctgatgccctcttctggcttgtaggtgtacgtgcaggcagaacattgtatgcataataaataaataaatattaaaaaaaaaaaaaaaaaaaaagaaaaacacaacaaaaatgtggGCCGGCACGatggcctacacctttaatcctagcgcttgagaggcaaaggtaggtgcattgctataagttcgaggccagcctggtctacactgtaagtccaggatagccaaggctaaaaagagaaaccctgtcttgaaaaacaaaacaaaaaacaaatgcttGCCGCTGAGCTTGATCCTCAGGACCCATACactaaaaggagagaactggggctggagagatggcacagaggttaagcgcactaacttccaaaggtcctaagttcaattcccacatggtagctcacaaccatctataatgtgatctgatgccattttctggcctgcagatgtacatgcagacagagcactgtatacataataataataaatcttaaaaaagagaactgactccacataTATGCAGTGATGTACACACAAAAAgtaagtgggtttttttgtttttgttttttggaaacagggtttttctgtgtagtcttggctgtcctggactcactttgtagaccaggctggcctcaaactcacagcaatccgcctgcctctgcctccggagtgctgggactaaaggcgtgtgctactaccGCCTGGCTcaagtaaatgtttttttaaaaaaggagagtgGTGACGCACAACCTGTCAGCTGTAGGCCACACTGCCATCACCTTAGTGTCACTGTCCTCAATTTTCATTCTAGATGCACATCAGGTTATTCTCTTGGCCACCAGGGTCTCTCCGGGCACCAAGCCTGCCTCATCACCCAAGCTGTAGTCTCGCAGCTCTCTGCCTGTGACATCGCACTGTTTTCAAGCAGGCTATGGCCAAGTGTTGCTAAGGCTGATCACACAAGGCTGATCCTACACAGACACTCTGGGGAAGCAGACATGGAAACAGTGGTGACAGATACAAGTAAGGATGGGCTACCAGATCCTTTCCTACCTGGGTACAAACAGCCCAAGGCCTGGTATAGGTTTCACTTCCTAGAAAAGCAGACTCATCGGTCAGACAAAGGGACTTACCTTTAATTTCTTGCAAGCCAAGGCTGCTGCTTTATTCTCAGCCTCAGCTTTGCGGCGCCCTTTGGCAACAAAGGTCATGGGACAGGGCCAGAGCAGAGTGAGTGTAGCCAGCTTGGTCTTGGTACCCACAGTATGGAACTGCATGAGGTTCTACATGGAAGGTAGGTAAGGAAGTTAAAAGGCAGGAAATGGAAAGGGATTGGTGGGCAGTCAGGCAGCCCAAAGATGGAGCTAACAATAATCTCTACAGCACCAAACAGCCACCCCAGACATGGCTCTGTACTGTGACTTCACTTTTGTCCCTTTGCTCTATGCCCTGCAGCCATCAATGACCCTGGGTTCTGGCTCTAGTTCTGAGCTGGCTTCTCAATTTCTATAGTAGACAATGGCACCACCTGTCTTCCTAACCCACATCCGATTAGCGCTTTCAGGAAAGTCTGAGACTGAAGCTGTTAAATCCAGGCACATCCTGACAAGAGTAATAGGGTTTTATACCTACTTCAGTCCTCCGGGACCCTTGCTGTGGTAGAATGGTGACATAATATACAATTCAGGCATACCACTCCTACTTTCTCACATTCCCTGACCCACATGGCCCCAGATCTGTCTTACAGTCAGCAGTCTCCACCTTTACCCTGTATGCGTTCCTCTGTCCTTGTGGCTTCATCCTTTCCCTCCATCATGGATCCCGTGGATTTCTAGCCTACACAGAAGCTGAGACAGGTACCCTCAGCCCTGCCCCACACCCGAGGCTGGCTTCCTGCTTAGCCTTGGGAGAGACTAGCACAAGAAAGTGGGCTGCTCACGCATGCACTTCCGGGGGAGCCAACTCACCTTAGCTGTGGAGGAGGATGTTGCAATCTGAATCACTTTGGCCAGAAGGTTCTTGGGAAGTGGAAATTGGGTCAAAGCTCTGATAGCACTGTCATCATCTGTCATTTCAAAGGAGCCCCCCCTACGAGGACAAACAGTTGAGGTAAAGAGACTGCTGTCTTCCTAGGCAATGTTCTCTGACACTTCAAGGTTGGGATATAGTGCTGGTGtcacaggcaggcaggaggcatgaGATGATGGAACCAGGCTCTACTGCCTCTTCAGTCACACTGCAGAGCCCACACTCCCCAGCTTCCCCAGACAAGGAGAGGGTAAACCAAGTGATTGCTGAAAAGGTGGGACCTGAGCATGAGCTGGAAGGAAAGGCCATGTACTGTCTGCAGGAGCCAGGCTAGAGCCCAAGGCCGCAGTATACTGCCCCATCCCATGTCCCATATAGGGGAGACACACTGAGCAACAGGATATGATGACTACAAGTCTTGGGCAGAGCTCTCCAATATCTGAAGGCCCAGAGAAGATCGATCCCATGTCAAGATGTGGCCAGGGTCCCCTGCCATACCTTGAATCCCTGAGTGGGTTGTGGGAATCTTGCTGGGTCATGGACAGAAACTCTGTCACATCAATGGTCCCCTCTTCTagctcttcctcctcatcttcctcttcctctcggCCTAAGGATCGGGATAGGCCTCCAGGACCCCCTGGCCGAATGTTTTCGGGATTCAGCTGCCTCCAGGAAGTTGGAGGCATGGTGGGTTCTGGACGCCACCAGCTGTCAGCTGGAGATCCAAAGCGATCAGCTAGCACTCGATATTTGGCTGCATCAAACAGCTCATTCCGTGGACCCAGCAGACCCCAGCCCTGTGGAGGAGAGACAACTGTGAGGCTCAGTCagcctgtgctgtgctctgctaTACACACCTCAGCCCTGACCAGAAATGGGAATACAAAAACCCCTACTAAAATCCAGGCATGAGGGTGCCACTCCTGTTATCCCAGTCTTATGAGACCATCCTAGAGAAAGTAACaccagaaagaaagggagggacagaaggaagaaagaaagggaaggaaaaaggaagatgactttaaaaaatgcttacaggaaaaaaaaaatgcctagagagtgagttccaggacaggcagagctgtaacacagagaaaccctgtctcaaaaaaaaaaacaaaaaactggggttggagagatggttcagaggttaagagcactgactgttcttccagatgaccagggttcaattcccagcacccacatggcagctcacaactgtttgtaactccaagatctgacacactcacacaaacacacatgctggcaaaataccaatgcacgtaaagtgaaaaataaataaataaataaataaataaataaataagtaaacccccaaaaaaccaaaagcctagATTTGCTGGATATAGTGGCAAACACATGAAATCCTAGGTTTCTCAGGCCAAGGCAGGATCACTTGGAGGTATAGACAGCATGAGTGGAAAGACCTGGTCTCAATTGAACAaaagtaagaaatgaaaataagctaggtgtggctgggcgtggtggtgcatgcctttaatcccagcactcaggagacagaggtaggcagatcactgagtttgaggccagcctggtctacagaactagttccaggaaacccagagctacacagagaactctgtctcaaaaaaaaccaaccaaccaaccaaccaatcaaagaaacaacaaaaaacggAACCAGAGGAAAAGAAGATACAGCACACAGTGATATGCAAAGCTTCGGTAATAGGGCAATCAGGAAATGAGTAGCCCAAAATATCAAATAGATATCATTTCTAATGCAAAGATCCTGttagaaatattacaaaataatctgaaatgttttaaaaaaccatctGTAAAACAAATATTCAATATAGATGCAAATGTCAACAGAAACTAAGTTGTACTGGTGCTTACTCCAGGTACCTAGCCAGCAGATCAAAAAGTCAGCCAGAGATAGCTCAGCCTGTAAGAATATACACTACTCTTGCAGGACCTTACTTCAGCGGGGCTCCTCACAACAGCTTAGGAGCTGATGCTCGCTTCTGTCCTCTTAGGTACTGTCTTCACCTGAAAACACtgactcatacacacacacactgaaatgtaCAAGTACGGTATGGGagccatggctcagtgggtcagagcactggctacttgATTCTCGAGGACCCAATTTCAATTCCCAGTGGCCAGCCACATGGTGTCACAAACATCTGGATGACTGCAgccccaagggatctgacatcctatTCAGACAGACCCCGTATTctgcacagatatacacacaggtaaaatatccaaacacacacacacacacacacacacacacacacacacacaaataattaaaaatcttaagaaagaggctaggcatgatggtgcatgcctttaatcctagcacttgggaggcagaaggaggcggatatctgtgagttcgaggccagcctggtctacaaagcgagtccaggacagccaaggctaacacatagagactttgcctcaagaaacaaaacacaaaacaaaataataatacacTTGGGGTAAGATATTTACACTAAGGAGATTTTTGTACActgaagataataaaatattgaaaattcagCCAATAACATCCCTATTAAAACTCCaatgaaaatatcaaataatagccaggtgtagtggctcacacctttaatcccagcactggggaggcaaaggcagatggatctctgtgagtttgaggccagatggGTCTACAAAATTGActtcaaggcagccagggctacacagaaaaactttgtcttgaaaagccaaaaaaaaagaaaaaagaaaaaaaaaattctaaatctctctctctctctctctctctctctctctctctctctctctctctctctctctctcacacacacacacacacacacacacacacacacacacaaaagctccCAACAGTTAAAATAACCCTAAGAATATAGGTTAAAGAACTAAaacttcctaattttttttttcaagatttattatgtatacagtgttctgcctgagtgtgtgcctacaagccagaagagggcaccagatctcattatagatggttgtgagccaccatgaagtTGCTGGgtattaaactcaggacctctaaaagagcagccagtgctcttaatctttgagacatctctccagcccacatatcCTAATCTTAAATTACAAAGTTGTAATAATCAAAAGAATACAGTGGGTGAGGgtgtcacatgtctttaatccctttGCCCTTTCTGATTATGCATGCAAgcaatacatacaaaataattatcttaaaaaacttattttgagggccaggcatagtggcacagcccttaaatcccagcactcgagaggtagaggcaggcggattgctgtgagctcgaggccagcctggtctacaaagtgagtccaggacagccctgtctcaaaaaacgaaaaccaaaaccaaactttttttaagcctggagtggtggcgctcatcccagcactagggaggcagaggcaggcatatctctttgagttcaaagctacctacgctacaaagtccaggacagccagagctgtgaaCACAGAAAAGCCCTGCCTCGAAAGAAAGAAGTGCTTGTCATACAAGCATGAAGGCTGGAATTCACACCCCGACTCTGGTGCAAAGCACTAGGTGGGGTGCACATATGGCCAGGGCTGAAGAGGCACATGGTTTGCCCATGGGGCA
This genomic stretch from Acomys russatus chromosome 32, mAcoRus1.1, whole genome shotgun sequence harbors:
- the Dhx30 gene encoding LOW QUALITY PROTEIN: ATP-dependent RNA helicase DHX30 (The sequence of the model RefSeq protein was modified relative to this genomic sequence to represent the inferred CDS: deleted 2 bases in 2 codons), translating into MAAARRLMALAAGVSPHLRLPDPRAAGRQGRSRGFSSSFVHPDGSQEAAEVESEVAPGEPREDDRSMVNASRDLLKEFPQPKNLLNSVIGRALGISHAKDKLVYVHTNGPKKKKVTLHIKWPKSVEVEGYGSKKIDAERQAAAAACQLFKGWGLLGPRNELFDAAKYRVLADRFGSPADSWWRPEPTMPPTSWRQLNPENIRPGGPGGLSRSLGREEEEDEEEELEEGTIDVTEFLSMTQQDSHNPLRDSRGGSFEMTDDDSAIRALTQFPLPKNLLAKVIQIATSSSTAKNLMQFHTVGTKTKLATLTLLWPCPMTFVAKGRRKAEAENKAAALACKKLKSLGLVDRNNEPLTHAMYNLASLRELGETQRRPCTIQVPEPILRKIEAFLSHYPVDSSWISPELRLQSDDILPLGKDSGPLSDPITGKPYVPLLEAEEVRLSQNLLELWRRRGPIWQEAPQLPVDPHRDTILSAIEQHPVVVISGDTGCGKTTRIPQLLLERYVTEGRGARCNVIITQPRRISAVSVAQRVSHELGPSLRRNVGFQVRLESKPPARGGALLFCTVGILLRKLQSNPSLEGVSHVIVDEVHERDVNTDFLLILLKGLQRLNPSLRLVLMSATGDNERFSRYFGGCPVIKVPGFMYPVKEHYLEDILAKLGKHQYPHRHRHHESEDECALDLDLVTDLVLHIDARGEPGGILCFLPGWQEIKGVQQRLQEALGMHESKYLILPVHSNIPMMDQKAIFQQPPLGVRKIVLATNIAETSITVNDIVHVVDSGLHKEERYDLKTKVSCLETVWVSRANVIQRRGRAGRCQSGFAYHLFPRSRLEKMVPFQVPEILRTPLENLVLQAKIHMPEKTAVEFLSKAVDSPNIKAVDEAVILLQEIGVLDQREYLTTLGQRLAHISTDPRLAKAIVLAAIFRCLHPLLVVVSCLTRDPFSSSLQNRAEVDKVKALLSHDSGSDHLAFVRAVAGWEEVLRWQDRSSRENYLEENLLYAPSLRFIHGLIKQFSENIYEAFLVGKPSDCTLPSAQCNEYSEEEELVKGVLMAGLYPNLIQVRQGKVTRQGKFKPNSVTYRTKSGNILLHKSTINREATRLRSRWLTYFMAVKSNGSVFVRDSSQVHPLAVLLLTDGDVHIRDDGRRATISLSDSDLLRLEGDSRTVRLLRELRRALGRMVERSLRSELAALPLSVQQEHGQLLALLAELLRGPCGSFDVRKTADD